GCTCTACTACCGGATCACCGGCCTGTGGGCGGCGCTCGAGGGCTCCTTGCTCCTGTGGCTCGTGGTCCTCGCCGGCTACGGACTCGCCCTGGCGCGCCGTGCGCCCAGGGTGGCCGACCTGCACGCGTGGATGATGGCCACCTTCGCCAGCGTCATGGTCTTCTTCTTCGGTCTGGCGCTGTTCACCAGCTCGGCCTTCGGCAGGATGAGCCCCGTCCCCGCGGACGGCCCCGGCCCGAACCCGCTGCTGCAGGACCACCCGCTCATGGCCATCCACCCGCCCCTGCTGTACCTGGGCTACGTCGGGCTGACCATCCCCTTCGCCTATGCGGTCGCCGCGCTGATCACCGGACGCACGGGACGGCAGTGGCTCGTCCCCCTTCGCCGGTGGACCCTCTTTGCCTGGACCTGCCTGACCATGGGCATCCTCATGGGGATGTGGTGGTCCTACGCCGTCCTCGGCTGGGGCGGCTACTGGGCCTGGGACCCGGTGGAGAACGCGTCCATCCTCCCGTGGTTCACCGCCACGGCTCTGATCCACTCCGTCATGGTGCAGGAGCGACGCCAGATCCTGGGGGTCTGGAACATCACCCTCGCCGCGGCGACGTTCGTCATGGTGCTCATCGGGACCTTCCTGACCCGCAGCGGCGTCGTCGCGAGCGTGCACGCCTTCACGGAGAGCACCATCGGGCCGGCGTTCCTGACGTACATCGCACTCGTCGTCCTCGCGGTCGTCAGCCTGCTCATCTGGCGCTCCGACCGCCTCGGGTCGCCCGGCGGCATCGAGGCCGTGCGCAGCCGTGAGGCGGTCCTGCTGGTCAACAACGTCCTCTTCGTCACCCTGGGCGTGACGGTCCTCATCGGCACGGTCTTCCCGCTGATCCGCGAAGCGGCCGGGGGAGGTCCCTCGAGCGTCGGCGCCCCCTTCTTCAACGACATCGTCGTCCCGATCGCCCTGCTGGTCATCGTGCTCATGGGGATCGGGCCCCTCGTGCCCTGGGGCGGTGTGGAGCGCCAGCAGGTCGTCGACCTCCTGCGCACTCCCGCCGTCGTGGGCCTGGTGGTCGTCGCCGCGACCGCCTTCCTCGTCGGTGGCGGGATCGGTGCCAGCCTGGGCTACGGCGCCGTCGCCTTCGCCGTGACGGCCCTCGGCGTCCTGCTGGCCCGCGACGTCCGCACGGCCCGTCGCTCCGGCGAGTCGCGCTGGCGGGCGGGCCGCCGCGTGCTGGTCACCCGCCGTCGCCGCTACGGCGGCATGCTCGTGCACGCCGGGATCTTCCTGGCCGTCGCCGCCGTCACGGCGTCCGGCACGCTCGAGCAGAGCCGCGAGGCGACCCTGGAGGTCGGGGAGTCGGTGAGCGTGGGCGGCTACACCGCCACCCTCACCGACATCACCCGGGAGCGCACCGACCGCTTCATGGTCATCGGTGCGCAGACCACCTTGACGAAGGGAGGGGGCACCCTGGGTGAGTACGCCCCCCAGATGCGCTTCTACCCGTCGATGAACGAAGCCATCGGCCGCCCGGCCATCCACAGCGACCTGCTGGCCGACGCCTACCTCACCGTCTCCTCGGCGGACTCGGACGCGCAGCAGGCCCACGTGAAGATCGCCGTCACCCCCCTGGTGACCTGGCTGTGGCTCTCCGGTGGCGTGATCACCGCCGGCGCCCTCCTCGCCGCCTGGCCCTCCCGGGCCGAGCGTCGCACCCGTCGGCGCGAGGAGCGCGCGTCCACCCCGACCCCGGTCCCCGCCGGAGCGAAGGGCACCGATGACTGAGCCCAGGACGACCGAGCCGAGGAACGAGCCCGCGCGCACCGACGCCGAGCCGGCCACCACCACGACCCGTCGCAAGGCGATCAAGGTCGCCGCGGCCGCGGCGATCATCGGAGGCGGCGCGTTCGCCGGGTACCGCACGCTGGAGGGTGACGCGCAGACCACACCGAACCTCGTCGTCGGTGAACCCGCCCCGGCGTTGTCCGGGCCCGAGCTGGACGGCGGGGAGGTCGCGCTGGCCGACTTCCGCGGGGACGTCGTCCTGGTCAACGTCTGGGCCTCGTGGTGCTACCCGTGCCGCGCGGAGTACCCCGTCCTCAAGGAGGCTGCCACCGCCCTCGGGCCACGCGGGCTCACCGTCCTGGGGATCAACACCCAGGACGGGATCGACGAGGCCCGTGAGTTCCTCGAGGAGCTCGGCGGGAAGGCCTACCCGAGCATCCGTGACCCCAACGGCCACATCGCCGTCGCCTGGGCGACCTCCGGGGTCCCGGAGACCTTCGTCATCGACCCGGAAGGTCGCGTGCGCGAACGACTCGTGGGGGAGGTGACCGGCCAGTGGGTGAGCGACAACGTCGTCCCGATGCTCGGCGACTGATCCGCGACGTGCTCGTCGTCGCGCTGCTGGCCATCGCTGCAGCGGGTCTCGTCCACACCAGCAGCGGCGGGCCCAGCTCCCCCTCGGCGCGCTCGGACGCCATCGCCGAGTCGCTGCGGTGCCCCACGTGCAACGGGCTCTCCGTCGCCGACTCCACGTCCCCGATGGCCGGCAGCATGCGCGAGATCATCGACGACCAGATCGCCGCCGGACGCAGTGACGAGCAGATCCGGACCCACTTCGTCGACCTGTACAGCGACTGGGTCCTGCTCCAGCCGCCCGCGAGCGGCGGGGGATGGCTCATCTGGGCCGTGCCCGCCCTCGTCGCCGTCGTCGGCATCGTCCTCGTCCTCGTCCTCGCCGGGCGGCTGCGCCTGCCGAGGTTCGCCGGGTGGGGCCTCGTCGTCGTCGGGCTCGGCATGGTCATCGTGCTGTCCCTGCAGGTCAACACCGGCGACCGTGCCACCGGAGGCCTCATCACCGGCTCGGCGCCGGCTCCTGCCGGCCCCGAGGGTCCTGATGGCCCTGGCGGCTCGTCCGATCCTTCTCCGGCAGCGCCCGACGACGAGGCCGCGCAGCGCCGGCTCGACGAGCTGCGCAGCAGGGTGCGGGCCGCCCCGGAGGACACCGGGCTGCGCCTGTCCCTGGCCGCGGAGGCACTCTCCGCCGGTCGGCCGGAGCTGGTGCGGACGAACTCCCAGGCGGTCCTGGAGGACGAGCCGCGCAACGTCGACGCCCTGCTGCTGCGCTCCCTCGCAGTGACCGATGAGGACGACAGCGAGGGGCTGCGGGCGGTCCGGGAGTACCTCGACGTGGCACCGCAGGAGCACCCCGGACGCCAGGCGGTCGAGGGCATCGCCGAGCAGCTCGAGGTGGAGGCCGGCGATGGGTGATTCGACTCGGTGGGAGCGGCTGGTCGACCCGCGAGGGCCGCATTCTCCAAAATTTCATGGAATTCTGCGTGAAATCCTCCATTTCCGGCTGCGAACCGGTATGAAGGGTCCATGCGCCACCGTCGTCTGCCTGCCGTCGCCGCCCTGTCGGTGGTGGCGCTCCTGCTCGGCGGGTGTGTTTCAGGCGGCGGGGACGAGTCCGCGAGTGCCGAGGGTGCGCCGTCCGCGGACGTGCGCGTCGGGCTCGTCGACTACTCGTTCACGCGCTCTGCCGGCGCGCTGCTCGCCACCACGGTGACCCTCACCGTGACCAACGCGGGGAGCACCGATCACGACCTGCAGCTGCTCGACGGCGAGGAGGTCCTGGGGGCGACCCGGGTGCTGGCGCCGGGGGAGGAGCAGACGATCACCGTCGACCTGAGCGGGCTGGAGAAGGTCACCTTCCTGTGCACGCTTCCCGGTCACGAGGAGATGGGCATGGTCGAGGACGTGGATGTCGTGCCCGAGCCGGCCGCCATGACCTCATTCGCCACACACACGCCACAGGAGGAGTTCGCACGATGAGTCCGACCCACGACGGGCCCGACGTGGACGAGACGGAGTCCCGCCACCGAGATGCCAATCCGGAGCGGTACACCGAGTCGGCCGGCAACTGGCCACCGCCGCCCCGCACCGTGCTGCTCTTCTGCATCGCCGTCATGGCCCTGGCCGTGCCGTGGACCTGGTGGGCCCTCCAGTGAGCCTGACCGCACGCCGCAACGTCACGGACGAGGACGCCTCGGACGAGCTCGTCCCACGTGGGCAGCCGGTGCCCGGCACGGACATGCCGCACGTCTTCAAGGAGCCGGCGCCCATCCCCGCCAAGCTGATCCGGGCCCACGCGCTGGCCGGCCTCTGGCTGCTGCTGGTGGCGGCCCTGTTCGGTCTGATCACCGCGTGGAAGTTCCACGACCCGGAGTTCATGGGCCAGCAGGAGTGGTCGACGTGGGGCCGCACCCGCGCCAACCACGTCCAGGGCATCCTGCTCGCCTGGCTGGTCAACGGGTTCATGGCCTTCGCCTACTTCGCCGTCCCGACGCTGACCAACCGCCCGATCCTCAGCGAGCGCCTGGGCTGGGCGATCTTCTGGTTCTGGAACGTCGGCGTCGTCATCGGTGGCTGGGTCCTGGTGTCCATCGGACTGATGCAGTCGGTCGAGTGGGGCGAGTTCCCGGCCGTCATCGACGTCTTCATCATCATCGGGCTCCTCGCCTTCGCCGTGCAGCTGTGCACGCCGTACATCCGCCAGCGCCGCGAGGCCAAGAGCTCGCTCTACGTCGCGAGCTGGTACCTGCTGCTGGCCCTGACCTTCACGCCGGTGGCCTTCATCATCGGCCAGTTCCTGCCCCCCTTCGTCACGCCCGGCGCGACCGGGGCGGTCCTGTCCGGGCTGTGGATCCACGACGCGGTCGGCATGTTCACCACGCCCCTGGCGCTGCTGATCGCCTACTACGTCATCCCGGCGGCGACCGGCCGGCCGATCTTCAGCCACTTCATGTCGCTCATCGGCTTCTGGGGGTTGGTGTACTTCTACCCGCTCAACGGGATCCACCACTACACCTTCTCGCCGATCCCGATGCACGCCCAGACGAGTGCGATCGCCGCCTCGGTGGCCATGGGCCTGACCGTGGTCATCGTCGTGGTCAACCTCTACGCCAGCCTGCGGGGCTCGGCGCGGATGGTCGTGACGTACCTGCCGCTGCGGTTCGTGTGGATGGCGCTGTTCTTCTACATCCTCGTGTCCCTGCAGGGCGCCTACCAGGCCGGCATGCCGGTCCAGGAGGTCATCCACTTCACCGACTGGGTCATCGCGCACTCGCACATGGCCATGGCCGGCTTCGCCACCTTCATGGTCTTCGGCGGCATCCTGCACTTCTGGCCGATGGTCTCCGGGCGGATGCCCGACCCGGCGCTGGCGCGTTCCTCCTTCTGGGTGTCCACGCTCGCGCTGTCCGCGATGATCATCGACCTGACCATCGTGGGGCTGCAGCAGGCGTCCATGTGGCTCAGCGGCAACCCGTGGATCGACTCGGTGACCGCCTCGATGCCCGGATGGATCACGCGATCGGTCAGCGGTACGGCCCTGTTCATCGGATTCATCCTCTTCATCGCTGCCCTGCACAAGGCGAAGCCGGTCGAGGAGATCGAGGTGGCCGACAAGGCGGTCGACGTCGCCGCGGCCAAGAAGGCGGTGCAGCATGGCTGAGGAGGAGACGGACGTGGCCCACACCGGCTGGTACACGCGCTTCGAGCGCTTCGAGTCGATCCTGCTCTTCGCCGGAGTGGGCTCGCTGCTGGTCTCGTTCATCGGGCTGGGCCTGCTGCCGGCACTCGAGATCGGCGACCAGGTCGAGAAGAACACGCCGGAGACGTACCAGGCGATGACCGCCGAGGAGCAGCACGGTTTCGAGATCTACCAGCGCGAGGGGTGCGCCTACTGCCACTCGCAGTTCGTGCGCACGACCGACGCCGACGAGGTCCGCTGGGGCCAGGCCGCGGAGGCGTGGGAGTACCAGGACCAGTACCCGCAGCAGTGGGGGACCCGGCGCATCGGCCCGGACCTGTCCCGCCTCGCCGGTGTCTACTCCGACGACTGGCACCTGGCCCATCTCTACAACCCCCGCAGCACCGTGCCGGACTCGATCATGCCGAGCTACCCGTGGCTCTTCGACGAGGGCCCCGACGGCGAGGTCACCCCGACGCGTGAGGGCGAGGCACTCGTGGCCTACCTGCAGTCGCTGGGCGAGAACATGCGGGTCGCGGGGCCGCAGACCGACGGCGAGCAGGGAAAACTGTGACATGAGCAGCGCAACCGTGACATTCGGCATCGTCGTCCTGGGCGTCGTGCTGATCCTGGCCTTCACCGTCGTCGGGCTCGTGAGCCGACGCTTCCGCAAGCGACTGCAGGTCCCGGCCGACGAGATGCTGGAGCGGGACCGTGAGCGGTGGGGCGGCCACGAGCCGACCAAATCACCCGGTGAGGAGGAGAACCGATGAAGATGCGTCTGACCAATCTCTTCTTCGTGGTGATGATCGCGCTGGCGATCGGCGGCGGTGCCTACCTGCTGACCACCTCGACCCACACGGAGGAGCTCACCCCCAGCAGCGATGCCTCCGCGGCAGGGACGGGCGCCGGTCCCGCGGAGCACGAAGAGGGCGAGGGCGCCGCACCGTTGACCGCACCCGAGCCGGCGGCCTACGACACCGAGCTGGTGGCGAAGGGAGCCGAGGTGTACGCCGCCAACTGCCAGGTGTGCCACGGCGGCTCCGGGAACGGCGACGGAGCGTGGGCCGAGGTCGGGATGGATGTCCCGCCGCGTGACTTCACCGACAGCGAGTGGATGTCCTCCCAGTCCGACGGGGTCTTCTACACCTCGATCCAGCGAGGGGTGCCCGGCACGGCCATGCCCTCCTTCGCCGACCGGCTCAGCGAGAAGGAGATCTGGGCCGCCGTCGCCTACATCCGGGGTCTGTCCCCGCGGGTGGCGCTGGACGCACCGATGGGTTCCGAGGACGTCGAGAAGGGCAAGGAGCTGTACGCCGCCACCTGCGCGGGCTGCCACGGTGCGAATGGAGATGGTGAGGGGGACGCGGCGGCGGCCTTCGGCACCCAGCCGCGCGCGCTGAACAACCCCGGGTGGTTGAACTCCAAGAGCGACGACGAGCTGATCAACACCGTCACCCAGGGCCTGCCCAACACCGCCATGCCCGCCTTCGGGGACCAGTTGACCTACGACGACACCCGCTCGATCGTGCGGTACCTGCGGCAGATGGCCGGCGTGCCCCAGCGGGAGCACCCGCAGCAGGGCGGGTGGGCCGAGCGGACCTACCAGGCCTACTGCGCCTCCTGCCACGGTGTGGACGGCGACGGCGAGGGGCCGGCCGCGGGTCGTCTGGACCCCGAGCCGCGCAACTTCCGCAACCCCCAGTGGATGGCGGGGCAGTCCGCGGAGGGCCTGGCCGAGGTGATCGGCGAGGGGCGCCACGGGACGGCCATGCCCCCCTTCGCCGCACTGCTCACCGAGGACGAGCGCACCCGCGTGGCGAAGTACATCATGGGATTCTCGAGCCCGGAGGCCATGCCGGGCGCCGATTCAGCCAACAGATACTCACCCGCCCCCAGTGGTGAGAGCACATCGCAGTCCAGCAGCTCCCCGGCTGCGGACCGGTGACGAGGGAGGAAGCAATGGACCGTCGACAGCTGCTCTTCGGTGGCGCGAGCGTCATCGGCTTGTCAGCCCTGGCAGGCTGCTCGTCCGGCCTGGGTGAGCAGAGCGCCCAGGCCGCGAGCAAGAAACTCATCACGGCGGCCGACCTGAAGATGGAGGTCGGTACCCCCTACCCCTTGGTCTCCCTGCCGGGGAAGAAGCCGATGGGGCAGGTCTACGACCGCCCGCCGAACTACGAGACGCCCGCCGAGAAGCTCATCGGTGAGAAGAACTATCCGTACACGGACAACGACTACTACTACGTGCGCTACCGCGAGGCGGACGTGCTCGAGGTGGACCCGAAGGACTACACCCTCAAGATCGGTGGCGACGCCGCGCACAACGAGGTGACCTTCACCTACGAGGAGCTGCTGGCGCGCTCCTCGACGACCGTCGGAGCCGTGGGCATGTGCTCCGGTCAGGGCCGCGGCCTGCACCACCCGATGATCCCCGGCATGCCGTGGACGAAGGGGGACCTCTCGGCCGCCGAGTGGACCGGCATCCCGCTGAAGGACCTGCTCAAGGAAGTGGGTGTCGACGACTCGGCGGAGTTCGTCGCCTTCCGGGGTGGACGGCTCATCTCCATGACCAAGCCGCAGTACTGGCGTTCCTACATCCTCGACACCATCCCCGACGAGGCGCTCGTCGCGCTGAAGATGAACGGCGAGGACATCCCGTTCTGGAACGGCTACCCGGTTCGGCTGGTCGTGCCCGGGACCTACGCACCGCCGTGGGTCAAGCAGCTCGTCGAGATCCAGATCCGCAAGACCAACCACCCGATGGAGTGGTCGGGGCGGGAAGCCACCCCCAACAAGCTCAATCTGCACTCCTTCGTGACCACCCCCACGGACGGGACCACGGTCCCGCCGCGTCGACCGATCGAGTTCACCGGTGTCGCCTACGACAAGGGTGACGGCATCGCGCAGGTCGACTACTCGATCGACGACGGCAAGAGCTGGCACAAGGCCAAGCTGGAGAAGTCGTACGGCAAGTACACCTGGCGCGTGTGGCGCGCGAACATCGAGTTCGACGAGCCCGGGAAGCACACGGTGATGTGTCGTGCGACGAGCACGACGGGTGAGAAGCAGGCGGTCGAGGTCTCCGAGGACGTGCGGGAGAACGGCGGACGCAAGGAGACCGCAGCCCGGTTGTACGCCGCGCACATCATGGTGGAGGACGGATGAGCACTGACAACAGCAGTGAGGACAAGGCGACCCAGGCAGGGACCGGGACGTCCCCGTTCCGGACCCGGCGGCGCCGGGTGACGTGGTTCGCCTCCCTGTCGTTGGTCGCCGTAGCGATCATCGCGATCGGCGTCTACGCCGTGGTGGGGCTGCGGACGCAGTCGGTGGGGCAGAGCGACGTCTCGGTCGCCGAGGGGCACGACCTGCCCCGGGCCGACCTGGTGCTCGCGCAAGGGGAGGACCAGGGGTTGGTCCAGTCCTACTGCACGGCCTGCCACTCGCTCGCCCCGATCGTCACGCACTCGGGGTTCACGGAGGAGGACTGGGAGTCGGAGGTGACCAAGATGCGGGAGCAGTACGGAGCGCCGATCGACGACGCGACGGCGAAGCGCATCATCGCCTACCTGCAGACCCACTACGCGACCGACACCGAGAAGCCCGCCGGCACGTCCGAGTACCTGTTCAACGACCCCGCCGGCAACTTCGACGACTCCGCCGAGGATCGATGACCCAGGCCACGCGCGAGGGGTCCCCGGCCACCACCACGGTGGTGCCGGGGATCTTCGCGTGCCTCCTGCGGGGGGTCAGCCACTCCTACGGCAGCCAGGTCGTGGTGCATCCGATCGATCTCGACCTGGCGAAGGGGAGCCTGCTCGTGGTCCGCGGGGCGAACGGCTCCGGCAAGTCCACGCTGCTGCGCATCATCTGCGGTCTGCTGCGCCCGACCACGGGTGAGCGGCGCTCCGACGCCACGGCACTGCTCCTCGCCTCCGGGGACGGGGCGCGGCGTCGTGACCGCGTCGAGGACGCGCTGCGCACGGTCGCGGCAATCTCCGCGGGGGAGATCCGTGGCGGTGTGGAGAGCGTGCTGGTCGGGGTCGGCCTGCCCCCGTCGATCGCCCGACGCCGGGTGGCCGAGCTGTCCAGCGGGCAGCGCGACCGACTCACCCTCGCCGTGGCCGAGGTCTCCGGGGCCGACCTGGTGTGCCTCGACGAGCCCAGCGCCCACATGGACGCCGGCGGCGCGCAGATCGTGGCGCAGTCGGTCCGCCGGTTGCGTGAGCGTGGCTGCACGGTCGTCGTGGCCACCCACGACCCCGGTCTCGACTCCTTGCCGGCCGACACGGCCCTCACGCTCGACGAGGGCCGGGTCGTGCGAGTGGTCCCGTGAGCACGCCGGTCGCCGCCGTGGTCCGGCGCGAGATGCGGGTGCTCGTGCTCTCACCCGAGACCACCGTCGTCACCGTCTCCTTCGTCCTGGCCGCCGTCCTGCTGGCCGGGCTCGCCTTCGGCCCGGTGCCGGCCACGATGGCCGCCGTCGGGCCGGGCACGATCTGGCTCGTGGTCCTGCTCAGCGCGGCGCCGCAGGCCCGGGACGTGGCCGCGAGCGAGCGTGAGGAGGGGACCTGGGACCTGCTGCGGGGGCTCGTGCGGCCCACCGACCTGCTGGTGGGCAAGTGCCTGGCCCTGTGGCTGCGTCTGGCGCTGACCTGGACGGGTACCGCACTGCTCGTCACGGCCCTGTTCGACCTGCACCTCCCGGCCTCCGCCTGGCCGGCGGCGCTGCTGGGGACCCTGGGCCTCGCCGTCGTCACGGTGGCGCTCGGCGTCATGGTCGCGGGCGCCCGGGCCGGGGGCGGCGGCGCCCTGCTGACCACGTTGATCCTGCCGCTGGCCCTGCCGATCCTGCTCGCCGGGACCATGCTGACGACCCCCGACTCGTCGCTCGCGCCGTGGTTCCTGACGCTCGCGGGGACGGACG
Above is a window of Janibacter cremeus DNA encoding:
- a CDS encoding heme lyase CcmF/NrfE family subunit; the protein is MLSILGPIAVAAGVGTSVVALGLWVMVARGRASAQPLAGLMMALSFIAALAAAVVMEIALVTNDFSVRYVAENSGTAVPLYYRITGLWAALEGSLLLWLVVLAGYGLALARRAPRVADLHAWMMATFASVMVFFFGLALFTSSAFGRMSPVPADGPGPNPLLQDHPLMAIHPPLLYLGYVGLTIPFAYAVAALITGRTGRQWLVPLRRWTLFAWTCLTMGILMGMWWSYAVLGWGGYWAWDPVENASILPWFTATALIHSVMVQERRQILGVWNITLAAATFVMVLIGTFLTRSGVVASVHAFTESTIGPAFLTYIALVVLAVVSLLIWRSDRLGSPGGIEAVRSREAVLLVNNVLFVTLGVTVLIGTVFPLIREAAGGGPSSVGAPFFNDIVVPIALLVIVLMGIGPLVPWGGVERQQVVDLLRTPAVVGLVVVAATAFLVGGGIGASLGYGAVAFAVTALGVLLARDVRTARRSGESRWRAGRRVLVTRRRRYGGMLVHAGIFLAVAAVTASGTLEQSREATLEVGESVSVGGYTATLTDITRERTDRFMVIGAQTTLTKGGGTLGEYAPQMRFYPSMNEAIGRPAIHSDLLADAYLTVSSADSDAQQAHVKIAVTPLVTWLWLSGGVITAGALLAAWPSRAERRTRRREERASTPTPVPAGAKGTDD
- a CDS encoding TlpA family protein disulfide reductase, producing MTEPRTTEPRNEPARTDAEPATTTTRRKAIKVAAAAAIIGGGAFAGYRTLEGDAQTTPNLVVGEPAPALSGPELDGGEVALADFRGDVVLVNVWASWCYPCRAEYPVLKEAATALGPRGLTVLGINTQDGIDEAREFLEELGGKAYPSIRDPNGHIAVAWATSGVPETFVIDPEGRVRERLVGEVTGQWVSDNVVPMLGD
- a CDS encoding cytochrome c-type biogenesis protein, giving the protein MGERQRRPDARRLIRDVLVVALLAIAAAGLVHTSSGGPSSPSARSDAIAESLRCPTCNGLSVADSTSPMAGSMREIIDDQIAAGRSDEQIRTHFVDLYSDWVLLQPPASGGGWLIWAVPALVAVVGIVLVLVLAGRLRLPRFAGWGLVVVGLGMVIVLSLQVNTGDRATGGLITGSAPAPAGPEGPDGPGGSSDPSPAAPDDEAAQRRLDELRSRVRAAPEDTGLRLSLAAEALSAGRPELVRTNSQAVLEDEPRNVDALLLRSLAVTDEDDSEGLRAVREYLDVAPQEHPGRQAVEGIAEQLEVEAGDG
- a CDS encoding plastocyanin/azurin family copper-binding protein, giving the protein MRHRRLPAVAALSVVALLLGGCVSGGGDESASAEGAPSADVRVGLVDYSFTRSAGALLATTVTLTVTNAGSTDHDLQLLDGEEVLGATRVLAPGEEQTITVDLSGLEKVTFLCTLPGHEEMGMVEDVDVVPEPAAMTSFATHTPQEEFAR
- a CDS encoding cbb3-type cytochrome c oxidase subunit I, giving the protein MSLTARRNVTDEDASDELVPRGQPVPGTDMPHVFKEPAPIPAKLIRAHALAGLWLLLVAALFGLITAWKFHDPEFMGQQEWSTWGRTRANHVQGILLAWLVNGFMAFAYFAVPTLTNRPILSERLGWAIFWFWNVGVVIGGWVLVSIGLMQSVEWGEFPAVIDVFIIIGLLAFAVQLCTPYIRQRREAKSSLYVASWYLLLALTFTPVAFIIGQFLPPFVTPGATGAVLSGLWIHDAVGMFTTPLALLIAYYVIPAATGRPIFSHFMSLIGFWGLVYFYPLNGIHHYTFSPIPMHAQTSAIAASVAMGLTVVIVVVNLYASLRGSARMVVTYLPLRFVWMALFFYILVSLQGAYQAGMPVQEVIHFTDWVIAHSHMAMAGFATFMVFGGILHFWPMVSGRMPDPALARSSFWVSTLALSAMIIDLTIVGLQQASMWLSGNPWIDSVTASMPGWITRSVSGTALFIGFILFIAALHKAKPVEEIEVADKAVDVAAAKKAVQHG
- a CDS encoding cbb3-type cytochrome c oxidase subunit II, which gives rise to MAEEETDVAHTGWYTRFERFESILLFAGVGSLLVSFIGLGLLPALEIGDQVEKNTPETYQAMTAEEQHGFEIYQREGCAYCHSQFVRTTDADEVRWGQAAEAWEYQDQYPQQWGTRRIGPDLSRLAGVYSDDWHLAHLYNPRSTVPDSIMPSYPWLFDEGPDGEVTPTREGEALVAYLQSLGENMRVAGPQTDGEQGKL
- a CDS encoding cytochrome c → MKMRLTNLFFVVMIALAIGGGAYLLTTSTHTEELTPSSDASAAGTGAGPAEHEEGEGAAPLTAPEPAAYDTELVAKGAEVYAANCQVCHGGSGNGDGAWAEVGMDVPPRDFTDSEWMSSQSDGVFYTSIQRGVPGTAMPSFADRLSEKEIWAAVAYIRGLSPRVALDAPMGSEDVEKGKELYAATCAGCHGANGDGEGDAAAAFGTQPRALNNPGWLNSKSDDELINTVTQGLPNTAMPAFGDQLTYDDTRSIVRYLRQMAGVPQREHPQQGGWAERTYQAYCASCHGVDGDGEGPAAGRLDPEPRNFRNPQWMAGQSAEGLAEVIGEGRHGTAMPPFAALLTEDERTRVAKYIMGFSSPEAMPGADSANRYSPAPSGESTSQSSSSPAADR
- a CDS encoding molybdopterin-dependent oxidoreductase → MDRRQLLFGGASVIGLSALAGCSSGLGEQSAQAASKKLITAADLKMEVGTPYPLVSLPGKKPMGQVYDRPPNYETPAEKLIGEKNYPYTDNDYYYVRYREADVLEVDPKDYTLKIGGDAAHNEVTFTYEELLARSSTTVGAVGMCSGQGRGLHHPMIPGMPWTKGDLSAAEWTGIPLKDLLKEVGVDDSAEFVAFRGGRLISMTKPQYWRSYILDTIPDEALVALKMNGEDIPFWNGYPVRLVVPGTYAPPWVKQLVEIQIRKTNHPMEWSGREATPNKLNLHSFVTTPTDGTTVPPRRPIEFTGVAYDKGDGIAQVDYSIDDGKSWHKAKLEKSYGKYTWRVWRANIEFDEPGKHTVMCRATSTTGEKQAVEVSEDVRENGGRKETAARLYAAHIMVEDG
- a CDS encoding c-type cytochrome, with amino-acid sequence MSTDNSSEDKATQAGTGTSPFRTRRRRVTWFASLSLVAVAIIAIGVYAVVGLRTQSVGQSDVSVAEGHDLPRADLVLAQGEDQGLVQSYCTACHSLAPIVTHSGFTEEDWESEVTKMREQYGAPIDDATAKRIIAYLQTHYATDTEKPAGTSEYLFNDPAGNFDDSAEDR
- a CDS encoding ABC transporter ATP-binding protein, with the translated sequence MTQATREGSPATTTVVPGIFACLLRGVSHSYGSQVVVHPIDLDLAKGSLLVVRGANGSGKSTLLRIICGLLRPTTGERRSDATALLLASGDGARRRDRVEDALRTVAAISAGEIRGGVESVLVGVGLPPSIARRRVAELSSGQRDRLTLAVAEVSGADLVCLDEPSAHMDAGGAQIVAQSVRRLRERGCTVVVATHDPGLDSLPADTALTLDEGRVVRVVP
- a CDS encoding heme exporter protein CcmB — its product is MSTPVAAVVRREMRVLVLSPETTVVTVSFVLAAVLLAGLAFGPVPATMAAVGPGTIWLVVLLSAAPQARDVAASEREEGTWDLLRGLVRPTDLLVGKCLALWLRLALTWTGTALLVTALFDLHLPASAWPAALLGTLGLAVVTVALGVMVAGARAGGGGALLTTLILPLALPILLAGTMLTTPDSSLAPWFLTLAGTDAMLLVAVWATFPMLLEE